One genomic window of Aethina tumida isolate Nest 87 chromosome 3, icAetTumi1.1, whole genome shotgun sequence includes the following:
- the LOC109608592 gene encoding uncharacterized protein LOC109608592, producing the protein MDVTFTNVLEGARQYFQGLPAGTGSTAGPTHADTHGRNENENGGGAATDQSQLAASGYWQQAQDHQRPPPPRDHTPVQQQQQQQQQQQRPPSHLSDSSRPPSHSHPLQYVSVSEQHGRLTKYPSSYAESATSQTPFQFSRPQSREQPQNHSHQLQYPQHITTSATYHQSPSPRIQTSRAQESQQIPPPHSQSYQSYPHSRYYPVQSQAKPVSTSSSLSYSAASSQGYQPTQNAYYKHSYTQQTPSSTPNIYHTSQSQAIQRHTESKHMPVTSAPVSSYQNEVRTTHNLPPIAALSATYQPRSREPPRLNNPRPRTTATAIPSYPQQASSITTPVYQNNSSLPYSSGYSENKPVSSYNSHVSQPNVSYHHSSATTTTTPSYSHVIVTSSTVSNSYTAPQQSSSQYYQSVKPSSFAASPSRSQPSNIVTNHVSTVPQPQHHHDYDRNVNNGRLAPIIKQKRESPLDLSVKTVRTSADSTLDDAEDARMKYYHQNRHPSISAHSYPQYDVNFQRNVPHRSAPTQPSATAPKVEFNPNFNIQSLNQHPGRGFAQEMQRNHTMSSEKPHTANKPMDKYPVNQQPNIGSRYPTMPIPSAHINSHLLQKQPHNSTPSRGGPSTNNNLKPQSNYFNAGHELNKKRVLDPGPSIIPKKMQKIDAWRQSIDQEIDQRLSSYKQEQQQKYNPTSNVVNGSYQSVVEKKNDAMSSRQPTAFLPITQQPFSNYNTHNQTYVPSAASHQYPGYTPGMSNQQQPPYQQHRYPRSNPSTMPPYNSKSNAGGGANKTVLSLLRNSLEVKEQKRLEQSKIHEAGQQQARSEVQHPSTDVTAPIQPKPGFNSRNNVSPFTPTSFPETSNGIPMYKFPKAIDSVNYDGDSKNSINVDKSNDDITIISNNSTNSEFDGLAARIRTKGELKQGGQVSTGSGASKLQQAFVDNQIKSPFKQELPTLGSAAATNLILPKLIKDKPSSLVPPRRRLFSRTEEDGSNNVPHRDKSGLRSSSETSVFDFPDTDSENEMERQSLHAMRRDRKASVKYVSNASLDVKPESPRAPSPFDDMFAQVCDNFMEQLKNGNCRKKGGRKKKFEPEVLASLQTTTKENPVDADVVVKVEPEEIAQTEPEAVAVKREEDNNTSKEEKPLLRQCEELVIKLEALKQDEKSKEPPVADNTKAIKRNLFSSSEDEEVKTENKPANESKVEIKKEEASETDAKPSETETDNPTPKPEAPIVTRPAKKPSFGDGSDFYPGWEESLCKYKRSCRVPASLIQVTRPPQLKNRLSTSLPDLDPSARSPTHSLTNDGTNATKKMHKIKSEPIDSDVDSNCSFNLFSKHSSYDSEGGSSIKSLPIMGREGNSILDRLLEKCGGKKKKKNKKKDEGVPKVMPKAENPVELLPTPSLEVQNKENDKKLHTQIIKSESALLGFRKQTIENYKDEFIKGGNLLGVNKFSTTIVLSSRTRKETRVLKQRATIKEVFGDDRPASAPPIPCVHAKEDTDEKMSIASEELRIKDEPHDQNEDDQTFQSELDTKQMLKNKLLNKNKTCNNDNLKTDKKIKSEILDEPDEDTIREDIMKNILIDRDPEIKSETPSIDDEGSISGKRKSKLRRKLSSGFDYIRKKKKAKKETSVEAETASIAKARRRGAPVKSTPESVQDIQKEIKTWVLNKGIGESHLHRAARLGYTEITAFCLEKMDCPPSPRDNAGYTPLHEACSRGHLDIAKLLLLFGADVSESAQGGIRPLHEAVENGFVEIVRLLLSYGADPYLATYSGQTPLALAKDDLTAQFLKEHINDIEGNPGSPWLFPAVQSENDFFETGYDVLDGAPSPDSDSDNDDIEFEMSEQLLPNLYTLRGEPSNERWILLQDLSSLLKIKSRDALLKQITPPSTSSSSSASKTVLRELKMTEFLEQARCCQFLNAGEKVNTRASKIALVKYTDKVKELLNVETVTITNR; encoded by the exons ATGGATGTTACCTTTACAAACGTATTGGAGGGGGCGAGACAATATTTCCAGGGGCTACCGGCGGGCACTGGCTCGACGGCAGGCCCCACGCACGCTGACACCCACGGACGTAATGAGAACGAGAACGGCGGCGGTGCCGCCACGGACCAGTCCCAGCTGGCCGCATCAGGTTACTGGCAACAAGCCCAGGACCACCAGAGGCCGCCACCGCCCCGAGACCATACCCCCGTccaacagcagcagcagcaacagcAACAGCAGCAAAGACCTCCTTCGCACCTGTCGGACTCGTCCAGGCCGCCGTCCCACTCGCATCCGCTGCAGTACGTGTCCGTATCGGAGCAACACGGTCGGCTAACGAAATATCCTAGTTCCTATGCGGAGTCGGCGACGTCACAGACGCCGTTTCAGTTCTCGAGGCCGCAGTCACGTGAACAGCCGCAGAACCATTCCCACCAGTTACAATATCCACAACATATCACCACTAGTGCTACCTATCATCAGTCTCCTTCGCCCAGAATACAAACGTCCCGCGCACAGGAGTCGCAACAAATCCCTCCTCCACACTCCCAATCATATCAAAGCTACCCGCATTCGCGGTACTACCCCGTACAGTCGCAGGCGAAACCCGTTTCCACTTCATCCAGCCTTTCATATTCTGCCGCCTCCAGCCAAGGATATCAGCCTACACAAAATGCCTACTATAAACATTCGTACACGCAACAAACTCCCAGTTCTACGCCGAACATCTACCATACGTCACAAAGCCAAGCGATTCAAAGACATACGGAGAGCAAACATATGCCGGTAACTTCGGCCCCTGTTTCTAGCTACCAAAACGAAGTTCGCACCACCCACAATCTTCCTCCAATCGCAGCGTTGTCCGCCACCTACCAACCGAGGAGTAGAGAACCTCCAAGGCTAAACAATCCTCGCCCAAGGACCACTGCTACAGCAATTCCGAGCTATCCACAACAAGCTTCGTCGATTACAACTCCTGTATATCAAAATAACTCCTCGTTACCATATTCCTCTGGTTACAGTGAAAATAAACCCGTCTCATCTTACAATAGTCACGTGAGTCAACCAAACGTGAGCTACCATCACTCATCGGCGACAACTACAACCACCCCCTCTTATAGTCACGTTATAGTGACGTCTTCAACCGTTTCCAATTCCTACACAGCTCCCCAACAGTCTTCCAGCCAATATTATCAATCCGTCAAGCCCAGCTCATTCGCCGCCTCACCATCACGAAGTCAACCCAGCAATATCGTAACGAATCACGTGTCTACTGTACCACAACCTCAACATCACCATGACTACGACCGAAACGTCAACAACGGACGTCTAGCTccaataatcaaacaaaaacgaGAATCTCCACTGGATCTGTCGGTGAAGACGGTACGAACGTCGGCAGATTCGACTCTGGACGACGCCGAAGATGCCAGAATGAAGTATTACCATCAAAACCGACACCCCTCGATATCGGCCCACAGTTACCCTCAGTACGACGTCAACTTCCAAAGGAACGTTCCCCATCGGTCGGCGCCCACACAACCTAGTGCCACCGCCCCAAAAGTCGAGTTCAACCCCAACTTCAACATTCAGTCGTTGAACCAGCATCCGGGCAGAGGTTTTGCGCAGGAGATGCAACGTAATCACACCATGTCTTCAGAGAAGCCTCACACCGCCAACAAGCCCATGGACAAGTACCCGGTCAACCAGCAACCGAATATAGGCAGCCGTTATCCCACCATGCCCATTCCTTCGGCCCACATCAATTCTCACCTGCTTCAGAAGCAGCCGCACAACAGTACGCCTTCCAGGGGCGGACCTAGTACAAACAATAATCTCAAACCGCAATCAAACTACTTCAACGCCGGACACGAACTGAACAAGAAACGGGTTTTGGACCCGGGCCCGTCGATTATTCCCAAAAAGATGCAAAAAATCGACGCCTGGCGACAAAGTATAGACCAAGAGATCGATCAAAGATTATCCAGTTACAAACAAGagcaacaacaaaaatacaacCCGACTTCTAACGTTGTTAACGGAAGTTATCAGTCTGTTGTGGAGAAGAAGAACGACGCCATGTCATCACGACAGCCGACGGCGTTCCTTCCCATAACTCAACAGCCGTTCAGTAACTACAACACACATAATCAAACTTACGTACCTTCAGCAGCGTCCCATCAATATCCCGGTTACACGCCCGGAATGAGCAACCAGCAACAACCACCCTACCAACAACATCGTTATCCGAGATCAAATCCATCAACAATGCCACCCTACAATTCGAAGAGTAATGCTGGTGGTGGAGCCAATAAAACAGTACTGAGTCTATTGAGGAACAGTCTCGAAGTGAAAGAGCAAAAGAGGTTGGAGCAGAGCAAAATCCACGAAGCCGGACAACAACAAGCCAGATCTGAGGTCCAGCATCCGTCAACTGATGTTACCGCACCGATACAACCCAAGCCCGGCTTCAACAGCAGGAACAACGTGTCACCTTTCACTCCGACCAGTTTTCCGGAAACCAGCAACGGCATACCCATGTACAAGTTCCCAAAAGCCATCGATTCCGTCAATTACGATGGCGACAGCAAAAACAGCATCAACGTTGACAAATCCAACGACGACATAACAATAATCAGCAACAACAGTACAAATAGCGAGTTCGACGGTTTGGCCGCACGAATACGGACGAAGGGAGAGCTGAAACAAGGGGGACAAGTGTCCACCGGATCGGGGGCCAGCAAATTACAGCAAGCCTTCGTCGATAATCAAATCAAGTCGCCGTTCAAGCAAGAGCTCCCCACTTTGGGATCAGCGGCTGCGACGAATCTCATTCTACCCAAACTAATCAAAGACAAACCCTCCTCTTTGGTACCACCTAGGCGACGATTGTTCAGTAGAACCGAAGAAGATGGGAGCAATAACGTTCCGCATAGGGACAAATCCGGGCTGAGGAGTTCCTCAGAGACATCGGTGTTCGATTTTCCGGACACGGATTCGGAGAACGAGATGGAAAGACAATCACTTCACGCGATGCGACGAGACAGGAAGGCGTCCGTGAAATACGTTTCGAACGCAAGCTTGGACGTCAAACCTGAATCTCCAAGGGCGCCCAGTCCGTTTGACGATATGTTCGCCCAAGTCtgtgataattttatggaaCAATTGAAGAATGGTAACTGTAGAAAGAAAGGCGGCAGGAAAAAGAAATTCGAACCTGAAGTTCTGGCAAGTTTGCAAACAACCACCAAAGAGAATCCCGTTGATGCTGACGTAGTCGTAAAAGTTGAACCTGAAGAGATTGCTCAAACTGAGCCGGAAGCAGTTGCTGTGAAGAGAGAAGAAGACAATAACACTTCGAAAGAAGAAAAGCCGCTTCTGCGACAGTGCGAGGAGTTGGTAATAAAACTGGAGGCTTTGAAACAAGACGAAAAGAGTAAAGAACCTCCTGTTGCCGATAATACAAAAGCAATTAAAAGAAATCTATTTTCATCAAGCGAGGATGAAGAAGTTAAGACTGAAAACAAGCCTGCAAACGAATCAAAGgtcgaaattaaaaaagaagagGCGAGCGAAACTGACGCGAAACCGTCAGAAACCGAAACAGATAACCCGACGCCCAAACCGGAAGCACCGATAGTCACACGTCCGGCCAAGAAACCGTCATTCGGAGACGGTTCCGACTTTTATCCAGGCTGGGAGGAAAGTCTCTGCAAATATAAACGGTCGTGTCGTGTGCCCGCCAGTCTGATCCAAGTTACGAGACCTCCGCAACTGAAAAATCGATTATCCACCTCGTTGCCCGATTTGGATCCTTCCGCACGTTCACCCACCCATTCTTTAACAAACGACGGCACCAATGCGACGaaaaaaatgcataaaatcAAATCTGAGCCCATCGATAGTGATGTGGACTCGAATTGTAGTTTTAACTTGTTCAGCAAACACAGCAGTTACGATTCCGAAGGTGGATCTTCCATTAAGAGCTTGCCGATTATGGGTAGAGAAGGGAACTCTATATTGGACAGATTGTTGGAGAAGTGCGGCGgcaagaagaagaaaaagaacAAGAAGAAGGACGAGGGCGTCCCTAAAGTTATGCCCAAAGCGGAGAATCCCGTGGAGCTGCTCCCAACACCCAGTCTAGAAGTGCAAAACAAGGAAAACGACAAAAAGCTCCACacgcaaataataaaaagtgagTCCGCGTTGCTCGGCTTCCGCAAACAGACGATCGAGAATTACAAAGACGAGTTCATTAAAGGTGGTAATTTGCTAGGTGTGAATAAGTTTTCAACAACGATAGTGCTAAGTTCACGGACTAGAAAAGAGACGAGAGTGCTAAAACAGAGGGCTACAATTAAAGAGGTGTTCGGTGATGATCGGCCCGCGTCGGCGCCTCCAATACCCTGTGTTCACGCCAAAGAAGACACCGACGAAAAAATGTCGATCGCCTCGGAGGAACTTAGGATTAAAGACGAACCGCACGATCAAAACGAAGACGACCAAACATTCCAATCGGAACTAGACACTAAGCAAATGCTCAAAAACAAACTGctaaacaaaaacaagacCTGCAATAACGACAATCTAAAGACTGATAAGAAAATCAAATCAGAAATTCTGGACGAGCCGGACGAAGACACGATAAGGGAGGACATCATGAAAAACATACTAATAGATCGTGATCCGGAAATCAAATCGGAAACGCCGTCGATAGACGACGAAGGTAGCATCTCCGGCAAAAGGAAGAGCAAGCTGCGACGAAAACTGAGCTCCGGCTTCGATTACATACGAAAGAAAAAGAAGGCGAAAAAGGAGACGAGCGTGGAGGCGGAAACTGCCTCGATTGCGAAGGCGAGACGGCGTGGAGCGCCGGTTAAATCGACGCCGGAATCGGTGCAGGATATCCAGAAGGAGATTAAAACGTGGGTGCTCAATAAGGGTATCGGGGAGTCGCATCTTCATCGTGCTGCCAGATTGGGATACACC GAAATCACGGCGTTTTGTTTGGAGAAAATGGATTGTCCACCGTCGCCGAGAGACAACGCCGGTTACACTCCCTTACACGAGGCGTGTTCCAGGGGACACTTGGATATTGCCAAGTTGCTGTTGCTTTTCGGGGCGGACGTCAGCGAATCCGCCCAAGGGGGAATTCG ACCCCTGCACGAAGCTGTGGAGAATGGATTCGTGGAGATCGTGCGATTGCTGCTGTCTTACGGTGCAGATCCGTATCTGGCCACATACTCTGGTCAAACGCCGCTCGCCCTGGCGAAAGACGACCTCACCGCCCAATTTTTAAAGGAACACATAAACGACATTGAGGGGAATCCTGGATCGCCTTGGCTGTTCCCCGCCGTCCAAAGTGAAAACG ACTTCTTCGAGACGGGCTACGACGTGCTGGACGGGGCGCCGAGTCCGGACTCCGATTCGGACAACGACGACATCGAGTTCGAAATGTCGGAACAACTCCTGCCCAATTTGTACACCTTGCGTGGAGAGCCGTCCAACGAACGGTGGATCCTGCTTCAGGACTTGTCGAGTCTGCTGAAGATCAAGTCGCGGGACGCTCTGCTGAAACAGATCACGCCGCCTTCCACGTCGAGCTCGTCGTCGGCCAGC